The sequence CGCCGTCATCGGCGTCGACGTGGACGACCGCGGCTTCGTCGAAGCACTCGCCGGTGGCGATGCGGCAGGCCGAGTCGGGGCACTGCTCGTGGAACGCACACCCCATGCAGGTATTGACGGCGGCATCGCAGATGGGCGTGGCGCCGCCGCAGCCGTCGTCGTTGCTCGCGGTGCACTGGACGCACTGGCCGTCGTCGCGACAGGCGGGGTTGGCGGGGTCCTTGGCGGCACACTGGGCATCGCTCTCGCAGGGTGAGCAGACCTGGTCGATGCAGATGGGGGTACCTGGGCCGCCACACTCGTCGTCGCCCTGACAACCCTGGGGTCCGGTCGAGCTGGACCCCTGGGTGGTGGTCATGGTGTTGCCGGTCATGCTCGAGGTGGTCGAGGTCGGACCGGTGGTGTCGCTCGAGCCGGCGGTGGCGGAGACGGTGCTGTCGGCGGTGCTCGAGCTGTCGTCGGCGACGGCAGTGCTCGAGGCATCGCCTTCGGATGTGTTTGCGGAGGGTGAGGTGCAGGCGGGCGGCAGCGCCAGTGCGAGCAGTACAGCGGTGGAGCGAGGGAGCATGGGTGCCGTCCTTGGCGTCTTGCGAGAGGGGAGAGGGGGCTACGGGATGTCGGCACCGGCGACGTCGGCGGAACCGTCGACACCCGGGCGTGCGTCGCCGTCGATGTCGATGAGCGGGTCGCCGGACTGCCACTGGGCAGCGGTGAGAATGGCTGCGGGCGCCATCGGGGTGAGGTGGAAGTCGGCGTTGGCGTCGCTGAACCAGTCGGTGTTGAAGTCACCGACCGGCGTGTTGGTGCCGTTGTGGTTGGTCTCGGTGGCGTTGTAGTCGAGCACAACCCCAGCGCACAGAATCTCATCGTTCGTCGTCCCGTCGAGCACCACGAGGCTGTTCCGAATGGTCACGTTGCCAGGGCTGGTGCACTGGACGGTGCGGCCCGCACCCGTCGCAAGCGAAGCGAGGGTGGAGTAGTGCACGTCCGCGTCAGAGTTCGTAATGGCGAGCGCGATGCGGTTGTTTGTTTGGCCGCCGACAAACGAGCTCCGCACGAGCGCATACGCCCCGTTGTCGAGGGAGATGCCGCCGCCGGCGTTCTGGACGACGCGAGCGCGGTCGAGGTAGAGCGAGGCGTTGTCGACGGCGACGCCGGGGAACATCGAGTCGCCGTTGAGCAAGACCTGGACGCCGTTGGCGAGGTAGAGCTCGCCGCCGTTCTCGACGGAGATGGACGCAGCCCCGCCGAGCCCCTGGATGCGGGGGGCATCGCCGGGCGCGGCGAGGATGGCCGCGACGCCGGTGTCGAGCGCGAGGTTGACTTGGTAGGCGGTGGTCGAGCCGAAGTTGTGGAGGATGATGACGGTGCCGTCGACAAACTCGGCGGAGAGGCTGTCGCCGTCATCGGCGTCGACGTGGACGACCGCGGCTTCGTCGAAGCACTCGCCGGTGGCGATGCGGCAGGCGGAGTCAGGGCACTGCTCGTGGAACGCACACCCCATGCAGGTATTGACGGCGGCATCGCAGATGGGTGTGGCGCCGCCGCAGCCGTCGTCGTTGCTCGCGGTGCACTGGACGCACTGGCCGTCGTCGCGGCATGCCGGGGCGCCAGCATCCTTCGCCGCGCACTGGGCATCACTCTCGCAGGGCGAGCAGACCTCGTCGATACAGATGGGCGTGCCGGGCTCACCGCACGCCTCATCCCCCGCGCACCCCTGCGGCCCCGTCGAGCTGGACCCGGCGGTGGTGCTCATCGTGCTCCCCGTCATGCTCGAGGTGCTCGAGCTGGGGCCGGTGCTGTCGGTCGTGCTGGCGCTGGCGGAGCTGCCGACGCTGCTCGAGCTGTCGTCGGCGACGGCGTCGCACTCCGGGTCATCCGCGAGCGCCTTCATGCCGCCGCACGGGGCGTAACACATGTCGTCGTCGGGACGGATCGGCACGCAGCCGTCGGTCACCGTCGGCTCGCAGGTTCCGCTCGCGCAGTATGGCTTGTCGTCGCCGTGCTTCTCGCGGCAGGTCGCGTCGCCGTCGGCGTTGAAGCAGTGGTTCGGGTCGCGCACGATGGTGGAGTTCGTGCACGCGAACGCGACGCCGAGCGTCGCGCCGAGCAGCGGGGAAACGATTCGCCGGGGGTTCATCATGGGAAACGACCTTCCTGGAGGCTGAGGTGCGCGACGATGACGGGCCGATCAGAAGCGCCCGGAGACACTGAAGCCTACGAGCCGCGAATTCAACACTACTGCGGCGCCGATGCGACGCCGCTTGCGGAGTACCACGTCGGTCACGACCATCGCGATGCCGCCGGCCACCAGCGCAGCCCCGACCCCGACGAGCGCCAAGCCTCCGGTGTCGCGCTCGACCTCGCGAAAGGCACCGGCGTCGCCCGGTACCCGCTCGCGCTGCGCTGGCCGAGTGGCCAACACGGCGCCCGCGACGACGCCCGCGAGTCCGACCGCGCCGATGGCGATCCCAGCCCCGCCGACCGCACCGAGCGGCGTGGTCGGCTTGGCCGGCGTGGTCGTCGGCGGCGACCCCGAGGGCTCGGTCGCTGCACTTGCGGGAGAGCCGTGCTCGTGCCGCGTCGCCGTCTCCGACGGTGCGCGGGATGGCACGGGCTCGCTCGGCGTTGCAGGGCTGGCCGCGGCATCGTCGAGGCGCTGTGCCTGCGCCTGCAAGGCCTCGTACTGGCGCACGAGCAGGTCGTCGAGACGGCGGACGACGTCCTCGTGCGTGCACGGGTCGCAGCGCCCCTCGCGATCATCGATCGGCACCAGCGTGCCGTCGAGCTGCGCGGTCACGACGTACTCGAAGCCCAACGCTTTCGGTGTCGATCGCACCGCCACCTTGATGCTCGCGCGGCCCCGCTCCACGATGGCGACACCCGCGTCGCGGGCTCGCAGCTCTGCCTGCTTGCGCACGCGCTTGGTCACGAGATCCGCGAGCACCGTGACGCCCTTGGTGTCGACCTGCAGGCCCACACCGAGTGGAGCCTGTGGATCGGGTTCGCTCGCCGTGGTGCGCGTCGACGCACGGGCCGGCGTGGCCGTAGCGACCGCGACGGCGGTGAGGATGACCAGGCTGAGTTTGCGTCGCACGTGCTCTCCGTCCTCGTATCTGTGCAGCGGCTCGCTCGTCGCCACCGCAGAACGGCGGCGGGGGACCCATCGCGGTCGCTCGCTCGCTTCGCTGGCTAGGGGGTCGCCTCCGCGCGGGCACGGCACATCTCGCCGATCGCGGCGGTCTCGGGGTCACCCGCGCGCTCGGTCAGCTGCGCACAACGCCGGAACTGCCCGAGCTGATAGTGCGCGGCGGCCTGGCGACGACGGGCAGCCCGCTTGTCGACCCAGCATCCCTTGCGACGCAAGCCCACCAGCACCGCGTTGAAGTCGCCACGTTCCTCGGCGGCATCGGTCTGTGCACGCAGCGCGGCACAGACCGCACCGTTGGGGTCGTCGATCGGCTGCGACGGCGTCGGCGTCCGACCGGTGGACGACGGCCGCTCGGCGATCGGGGACGTCGAGGCGGACGGCGCGGCCACGGGCACCGACGGCGCCGACACGGGCGTCGTGGCGACCGACGGCGCAAGCTGGGGCTCTTGCGCGTCAACCGAGGGCGCGACGGCCGGCAGACTCGCCCCGCCGGGCGATGCGGTTGCCGCGCTCGCAGGCACGACCGCGGCCCCACCCTCGTCGCCTCCGACGTCCACTGCGATCGGGCGCGCGACACCGGGCTCGTCGACGTGCGGTGCCGGCGAGCGCAGCCACCACCAGCCGATCAGTCCACACACGGGCAGGATCGCCGCAAGCACGGCGACGCGAGGCCACCGCGGCGACTCCCGGGGCTCGCCTGGCGCGGTGCTCTCGCTCGTCCGCTCGTCGGTGACGGCGGGCGCGAGTGTGTCGGTCGACCCGCCGAGCCGATCGAGCACCTGCTCGAGCTGCGCCTGCACGTGCACCATCGAGGGCCGCCGCTCGGGCTCGCGGGCCATGCAGGCGTCCACCAGCTCGACGAGCGCATCGGGGAGCTCGAGCTGCAAACGCCGGAGCGAGGGCGCCGGCTCGGCGGGATCGAGCTTGCGCGCGACCAGCTCGCCGGCGGCCAGGCCCGCCAGCGGTGCGACGCCCGCGAGCATCTCGTGCATGGTGACGCCCCACGCGAACACATCGAAGGCGCAGCGCGCCGCGGCACCCGAGGCCTGCTCGGGCGACATGTAGAGCGTGGTCCCGGGTCGCTCGAACACCGCGGTCACCCGCGGTGCACCGGCATCGCTCGGCTCCCGCGACGCCAACCCGAAGTCGACCAGCCGCGCGTGCTCGCGACCACCGGCCTCATCGACCACGATGTTCTCCGGCTTCACGTCGCGATGCACGATGCGCCGCGCATGCAGGGCAAGCAGCGCACTCGCAATGTCGAGCCCGATGCGAACCGCGCGGGCGGCCGGCAATGCGCGTTCGCTGGCGAGGATGCGGGACAACGGTCGCCCGCAAGCGCGCGCCGAGATCACGAACGGCAGATCGTCGCACTCGCGCAGCCGACCAGCCTCGAGCGGGCGCACGATATGCGGATGATCGCCGAGTTCGGCGACCAGCTCGACCTCGTTGCGAAGGCGGTACTCGACGTCGGCACGGCTGGCCGCCTTCGCATGCAGGAGCTTGAGCGCGACCTCGTCACCGCGCTCGCCCCGGACGGCAGCATAGACGGTGGCCATGCCGCCGCGGCCGAGCACGCCGACGACGCGATAGCGACCGCCGAGCACCACGTCGCCCGCGTGGAGCACATCGTCGTCGCCTGGCAGGGCGCCGTAGCGCATACGGCCCGACTCCTCCCGCTCGCGGACCCGCTGCGCCATCACTCGCCGACGCCCTTCCAGCCGACCATCGGACCGTTGCTGCGCATGTGGATGACATAGGTCTTGCGCGCGTCGAGCCGCAGCTTCGGCAGACGATGCCAGCCGGTCTCGCCGATGCGGCGCCACGCGAACGCGTGGGAGCCCGCCCGCAAGCGCGTGTCGATGGTGTCGCCGATGACGTAGACCCTGCCGTCGACCTTGACTTCGCCCGTGGCCATCATCTGCGTGAAGCGTACCTTCACCCACGGACGCGGCGCGGGCGTGGCGGCCTTCGACGGCGGCTCCGGGGTGACCGCATCGACCGCGGACGCCGAGTTCGGCGCGGCCGGATCGATGCCCACGCCGGACGCCGCGGCCGGAGCCCCCAGCGGCGCGAGCTCAGGCGAGACCGCGGGCGCGGGCGTCGGCGCCGGATCGATGCTCGCAGCGGGCGAGGCCGCGGCGGGCGAGGCCGCGATCGGACCCGCCGGGATCGCGGCCCCATCCGACGCGGGCAGCAGCGGCGCAGTCGAGCCCGAACTCGGCGCAGTCGAGGCCGAACTCGGCGCCTGCGGATGGGTCGATGCCGCCGTCGCGTCGCGCTCGAGCGCGCCGGGCTCGA is a genomic window of Deltaproteobacteria bacterium containing:
- a CDS encoding protein kinase, yielding MRYGALPGDDDVLHAGDVVLGGRYRVVGVLGRGGMATVYAAVRGERGDEVALKLLHAKAASRADVEYRLRNEVELVAELGDHPHIVRPLEAGRLRECDDLPFVISARACGRPLSRILASERALPAARAVRIGLDIASALLALHARRIVHRDVKPENIVVDEAGGREHARLVDFGLASREPSDAGAPRVTAVFERPGTTLYMSPEQASGAAARCAFDVFAWGVTMHEMLAGVAPLAGLAAGELVARKLDPAEPAPSLRRLQLELPDALVELVDACMAREPERRPSMVHVQAQLEQVLDRLGGSTDTLAPAVTDERTSESTAPGEPRESPRWPRVAVLAAILPVCGLIGWWWLRSPAPHVDEPGVARPIAVDVGGDEGGAAVVPASAATASPGGASLPAVAPSVDAQEPQLAPSVATTPVSAPSVPVAAPSASTSPIAERPSSTGRTPTPSQPIDDPNGAVCAALRAQTDAAEERGDFNAVLVGLRRKGCWVDKRAARRRQAAAHYQLGQFRRCAQLTERAGDPETAAIGEMCRARAEATP